The following coding sequences are from one Devosia yakushimensis window:
- the rplA gene encoding 50S ribosomal protein L1 codes for MAHIGKKITKAREGIDRNKLYKLEEAVKMVKARASAKFDETIEIAINLGVDPRHADQMVRGVVSLPNGTGKTVRVAVFAKDAKADEARKAGADIVGAEDLMEQIQAGKIDFDRCIATPDMMPLVGRLGKILGPRNLMPNPKVGTVTPDVAGAVKAAKGGAVEYRVEKAGILHAGVGKVSFSDEALLQNIKAFTDAVQKSKPAGAKGTYVKRVAVSSTMGPGVHVEPASAL; via the coding sequence ATGGCACACATCGGTAAGAAGATCACCAAGGCTCGCGAAGGCATCGACCGCAACAAGCTCTACAAGCTTGAAGAGGCCGTGAAGATGGTCAAGGCTCGCGCCTCGGCCAAGTTCGACGAGACCATCGAAATCGCCATCAATCTGGGTGTTGACCCGCGCCACGCCGACCAGATGGTCCGTGGTGTCGTGAGCCTGCCCAATGGCACCGGCAAGACCGTTCGCGTCGCCGTGTTCGCCAAGGATGCCAAGGCAGACGAGGCCCGCAAGGCTGGCGCCGATATCGTTGGCGCTGAAGACCTGATGGAACAGATCCAGGCTGGCAAGATCGATTTCGATCGCTGCATTGCCACCCCGGACATGATGCCGCTGGTTGGTCGCCTGGGTAAGATCCTTGGGCCGCGCAACCTGATGCCGAACCCCAAGGTTGGCACGGTTACCCCCGACGTCGCCGGTGCCGTCAAGGCTGCCAAGGGCGGCGCTGTCGAGTATCGCGTCGAGAAGGCCGGTATCCTGCATGCTGGTGTTGGCAAGGTGTCGTTCTCGGACGAGGCTCTGCTGCAGAACATCAAGGCGTTCACCGACGCCGTGCAGAAGTCCAAGCCCGCCGGCGCCAAGGGCACCTATGTGAAGCGCGTTGCCGTGTCTTCGACCATGGGCCCCGGCGTTCACGTCGAGCCCGCTTCGGCGCTGTAA
- the rplL gene encoding 50S ribosomal protein L7/L12: MADLAKLVDDLSALTVLEASELSKLLEEKWGVSAAAPVAVAAAGGGAAPAAAAEEKTEFDVILASFGDNKINVIKEVRAITGLGLGEAKALVEAAPKAVKEGASKAEAEDIKKKLEDAGAKVELK; the protein is encoded by the coding sequence ATGGCTGATCTCGCCAAACTCGTAGACGACCTGTCCGCACTGACCGTCCTGGAAGCTTCGGAACTGTCCAAGCTCCTGGAAGAAAAGTGGGGCGTTTCCGCCGCTGCTCCGGTTGCCGTTGCTGCCGCTGGCGGTGGTGCTGCTCCGGCTGCTGCCGCTGAAGAAAAGACTGAATTCGACGTGATCCTCGCCTCGTTCGGCGACAACAAGATCAACGTCATCAAGGAAGTCCGTGCCATCACCGGTCTGGGTCTGGGCGAAGCCAAGGCTCTGGTCGAAGCTGCTCCCAAGGCCGTCAAGGAAGGCGCGTCGAAGGCTGAAGCCGAAGACATCAAGAAGAAGCTGGAAGATGCCGGCGCAAAGGTCGAACTCAAGTAA
- a CDS encoding SMP-30/gluconolactonase/LRE family protein — MIKTISLIIFAVTFSTPLSVLAQEVPRIQIGEGQKEFPESVTSISDGTLFTGSITQGVVFKVAPGAEQSELFIAAPTDGPAGSFGVYADEANGALWVCYADPAVFGGGEALPSVLAAYDLATGEKRLAATFPAGSLCNDIATLPDGTAFAADTASGRIIRVAAGSGVAEEWLSDPLLAGVDGLSFGPDGVLYVNSVTSHKLLRIELGPDGAAGPISELATSEPLKGPDGMRFGSDGKLYLAENANGRVVEVTIEGDTATIRPLPGPAYNGATAVTIVDDRLYVLETKLSAMGEDTDPGPFFIYTVPLN, encoded by the coding sequence ATGATCAAAACCATTTCTTTGATAATTTTCGCAGTCACATTTTCCACGCCGCTTTCAGTCCTGGCGCAGGAGGTGCCCAGGATTCAGATCGGGGAGGGACAAAAGGAGTTTCCCGAAAGCGTAACCTCGATTTCGGATGGTACGCTGTTTACTGGCAGCATTACGCAGGGCGTAGTCTTCAAGGTGGCGCCGGGCGCCGAACAATCCGAACTCTTTATTGCCGCCCCGACCGATGGGCCGGCGGGCTCATTCGGCGTCTATGCGGATGAGGCGAATGGCGCGCTCTGGGTGTGCTATGCCGATCCGGCGGTTTTCGGCGGCGGGGAGGCATTGCCCTCGGTGCTTGCCGCCTATGATCTGGCGACGGGCGAAAAACGTCTCGCCGCGACCTTCCCCGCCGGCAGCCTCTGCAACGATATTGCGACGCTCCCGGATGGCACTGCCTTTGCAGCCGATACGGCGAGTGGCCGCATCATCAGGGTTGCGGCGGGCTCCGGCGTTGCCGAAGAATGGCTCAGTGATCCCCTCCTTGCCGGGGTCGATGGGTTATCGTTCGGCCCGGATGGCGTGCTCTACGTCAACAGCGTCACCAGCCACAAATTGCTCCGCATCGAGCTTGGACCCGATGGGGCCGCCGGCCCGATCTCCGAACTGGCGACTTCCGAGCCCCTCAAAGGGCCCGATGGCATGCGCTTTGGCAGCGACGGCAAGCTTTACCTGGCCGAGAATGCCAATGGTCGGGTGGTTGAGGTGACGATCGAGGGCGATACGGCAACGATCCGTCCGCTGCCGGGGCCGGCCTATAATGGAGCCACGGCGGTCACCATCGTGGATGATCGGCTTTATGTGCTGGAAACCAAGCTTTCGGCCATGGGTGAAGATACCGATCCGGGGCCGTTCTTCATCTACACGGTGCCGTTGAACTAG
- a CDS encoding HupE/UreJ family protein, producing MRLIIALAVLVLSPTLAFAHTGVGHTAGFFHGFEHPIGGLDHILAMVAVGVFAYVLGGRALWLVPLSFVGMMIVGFILGAAQIDVPFVELGIALSSVVIGAAAAWGRPMPVAAAMALVGVFAIFHGHAHGAEMPADASGFSYAAGFAVSTALLHLAGIAASFGIARLIGRHGKLAAQIAGGAFAAGGVGILAGWL from the coding sequence ATGCGTCTTATCATTGCCCTGGCCGTTCTGGTCCTCAGCCCCACCCTTGCATTCGCCCATACCGGCGTGGGCCACACGGCTGGCTTCTTCCACGGCTTCGAACACCCGATCGGGGGGCTGGATCATATTCTGGCAATGGTGGCGGTCGGCGTCTTTGCCTATGTGCTTGGCGGCCGCGCGCTCTGGCTGGTGCCGCTCTCCTTTGTGGGCATGATGATCGTCGGCTTTATTCTGGGCGCCGCACAGATCGACGTGCCTTTTGTCGAACTGGGGATCGCGCTTTCCAGCGTGGTGATCGGCGCTGCCGCGGCCTGGGGTCGCCCCATGCCAGTGGCCGCGGCCATGGCGCTGGTCGGCGTTTTTGCCATCTTCCACGGCCATGCCCATGGGGCGGAAATGCCAGCAGATGCAAGTGGCTTCTCTTACGCGGCCGGCTTCGCCGTTTCGACCGCCCTGCTCCATCTCGCCGGCATCGCCGCTTCGTTCGGTATTGCACGTCTGATCGGACGGCATGGCAAGCTGGCGGCGCAAATTGCCGGCGGCGCTTTCGCGGCCGGCGGGGTCGGAATCCTGGCCGGCTGGCTCTGA
- the nusG gene encoding transcription termination/antitermination protein NusG — translation MAKRWYIVQAYSNFERKVAEDIRQKVAQKKLEHLFEDVIVPTEKVVEIRRGRKVDAERKFFPGYVLVKMDMTDEAFHLIKNTPKVTGFLGSDNKPMPISEKEAMSILQQVQEGVEHPKPSVSFEVGENVRVSDGPFASFNGVVEEVDEERARLKVEVSIFGRPTPVELEYGQVEKV, via the coding sequence ATGGCCAAGCGCTGGTACATCGTTCAGGCTTACAGCAACTTCGAGCGCAAGGTGGCGGAAGATATTCGCCAGAAGGTTGCGCAGAAGAAGCTTGAACATCTGTTCGAGGACGTGATTGTTCCGACCGAAAAGGTCGTCGAGATCCGCCGTGGCCGCAAGGTCGATGCCGAACGCAAATTCTTCCCGGGCTATGTTCTGGTGAAGATGGACATGACCGACGAGGCGTTCCATCTGATCAAGAATACGCCCAAGGTTACCGGTTTCCTCGGTTCGGACAACAAGCCGATGCCGATCTCGGAGAAGGAAGCCATGTCCATCCTGCAGCAGGTGCAGGAAGGCGTGGAGCATCCCAAGCCCTCCGTCAGCTTCGAAGTGGGCGAGAATGTCCGCGTGTCGGACGGTCCCTTCGCCAGCTTCAATGGCGTGGTGGAAGAGGTCGACGAGGAGCGCGCCCGCCTCAAGGTGGAAGTGTCGATTTTCGGGCGTCCCACTCCGGTGGAGCTCGAATATGGTCAGGTCGAAAAGGTCTGA
- a CDS encoding glycosyl transferase family 1: MLRVLYLVPNLADPAVGRRIGMLKTGGAEIAAAGFRRSGVAMPDLPVTHAIELGETFDARFAQRIMAVVGAAMSIVRRLGHLAPPDVIVARNLEMLPLAGRLKAHWGGHVPIVYECLDIHRLLLRPDLIGQAMRGAERRWAQPASLLMTSSPAFISNHLGGLGPVPSLLVENKVPHSAERGSNPALGPADGGPVKIGWFGALRCRRSLDALASFSRAMSGRVQVILRGRPALNEFEDFHGFVEAEPFLRFEGAYRNPDDLASIYSDVHLAWAIDFFEAGKNSQWLLPNRIYEGSFHGAIPVTLAGTETAAFTERLGIGITVPDIEAGTLASALGELDAPRLHRLASAVLDQDPANFSFHDADCRQLVERLQQLGRATQPEQEAA; this comes from the coding sequence TTGCTACGGGTACTCTATCTGGTTCCCAACCTGGCCGACCCGGCGGTCGGCCGCCGTATTGGTATGCTCAAGACTGGCGGCGCGGAAATTGCCGCTGCCGGGTTCCGACGCTCCGGCGTCGCCATGCCCGACCTGCCGGTGACCCATGCCATCGAGCTGGGCGAGACTTTCGATGCGCGGTTTGCCCAGCGCATCATGGCGGTGGTCGGCGCGGCCATGTCGATCGTACGACGGCTGGGGCATCTGGCCCCGCCCGATGTCATCGTCGCCCGCAATCTCGAAATGCTGCCGCTGGCGGGCCGCCTTAAGGCACATTGGGGCGGACACGTTCCCATCGTCTATGAATGCCTCGATATCCACCGGCTGCTGTTGCGCCCCGACCTCATCGGCCAGGCCATGCGCGGCGCCGAGCGCCGCTGGGCGCAACCGGCTTCGCTGCTGATGACCAGCTCGCCTGCCTTTATCAGCAATCACCTTGGCGGGCTGGGGCCGGTGCCATCCCTGCTGGTGGAAAACAAGGTGCCGCACAGCGCCGAGCGAGGCAGTAATCCGGCGCTGGGGCCGGCCGACGGCGGCCCGGTCAAGATCGGCTGGTTCGGCGCCCTGCGCTGCCGCCGGTCGCTGGACGCTCTGGCGAGTTTTTCCCGGGCCATGAGCGGCAGAGTCCAGGTCATCCTGCGCGGCCGACCGGCCTTGAACGAATTCGAGGATTTCCACGGCTTTGTGGAAGCCGAGCCCTTCCTGCGCTTCGAGGGTGCCTATCGCAATCCGGATGACCTGGCGTCGATCTATTCCGATGTACACCTAGCTTGGGCCATCGACTTTTTCGAGGCCGGCAAGAATTCGCAATGGCTGCTGCCCAACCGCATTTATGAGGGCAGCTTTCACGGCGCTATCCCGGTGACGCTGGCCGGCACGGAAACGGCTGCCTTTACCGAACGGCTGGGCATTGGCATCACCGTGCCCGATATCGAGGCCGGCACCCTGGCCAGCGCCCTGGGCGAGCTGGACGCGCCTCGGCTGCATCGGCTGGCTTCGGCGGTTCTCGACCAGGACCCGGCCAATTTCTCCTTTCACGATGCCGACTGCCGCCAATTGGTAGAGCGGTTGCAACAGCTTGGCCGCGCCACGCAGCCAGAACAGGAAGCCGCATGA
- the rplK gene encoding 50S ribosomal protein L11 yields the protein MAKKIVGYVKLQVPAGSATPSPPIGPALGQRGLNIMEFCKAFNAATQEMEKGSPIPVVITAYADKSFTFEMKQPPVTYFIKKAVNLKSGSKLPGKESAGTITTAQLRDIAEKKMKDLNADTVDAAVSMIAGSARSMGIQVEG from the coding sequence TTGGCAAAGAAAATCGTTGGCTACGTAAAGCTGCAGGTGCCCGCGGGCTCCGCAACGCCTTCCCCGCCGATTGGCCCCGCACTGGGTCAGCGCGGTCTGAACATCATGGAATTCTGCAAGGCGTTCAATGCCGCCACGCAGGAAATGGAAAAGGGTTCGCCCATTCCAGTCGTGATCACCGCCTATGCCGACAAGAGCTTCACTTTCGAGATGAAGCAGCCGCCGGTGACCTACTTCATCAAGAAGGCCGTGAACCTGAAGTCGGGCTCCAAGCTCCCCGGCAAGGAATCGGCTGGCACCATCACGACGGCTCAGCTGCGTGATATCGCCGAAAAGAAGATGAAGGATCTCAATGCCGATACCGTCGACGCTGCTGTGTCGATGATTGCCGGCTCCGCCCGTTCCATGGGCATCCAGGTCGAGGGCTGA
- the secE gene encoding preprotein translocase subunit SecE has translation MARPNPIQFLQQVRQETSKVTWPGRNEVLISTVMVLVLVAAASIFFLLADQIISWAVSLMLSIR, from the coding sequence ATGGCCCGACCGAACCCCATTCAGTTTCTGCAGCAAGTGCGGCAGGAAACATCCAAGGTTACCTGGCCTGGCCGCAACGAGGTCCTGATCTCGACGGTCATGGTTCTCGTGCTGGTGGCGGCGGCGAGCATATTCTTCCTGCTGGCCGACCAGATTATTTCCTGGGCTGTCAGCCTGATGCTTTCGATCCGCTGA
- a CDS encoding cold-shock protein: MATTGTVKFFNTTKGFGFISPENGEKDAFVHISAVQKSGLQGLYEGDKVTYELETGRDGKVSATNLTLL; encoded by the coding sequence ATGGCCACTACTGGCACCGTAAAATTCTTCAACACCACCAAAGGCTTCGGCTTCATTTCGCCTGAAAACGGCGAAAAGGACGCATTTGTCCACATCTCCGCTGTGCAGAAGTCGGGCCTGCAGGGCCTCTATGAAGGCGACAAGGTGACGTACGAACTCGAGACCGGCCGCGATGGCAAGGTTTCGGCAACGAACCTGACGCTGCTCTAA
- a CDS encoding MAPEG family protein, with product MLLMIFLVLALLLVAVQLPGGYLTKQVGVEAQIGPRDDLPEPTQELARSRRALANLQETLPIFLTLAVLSIIYNEQGWLSLAGAGLYFLGRVAHLVCYMKALSPWRSVSFLVGLIGCAIMALPLLPHIWL from the coding sequence ATGTTGCTGATGATTTTTCTGGTGTTGGCGCTGCTGCTGGTGGCGGTGCAATTGCCCGGCGGCTACCTTACCAAGCAGGTTGGGGTCGAGGCGCAGATCGGACCGCGCGACGATCTGCCCGAACCCACCCAGGAATTGGCCCGGTCGCGTCGGGCGCTGGCCAATCTGCAGGAGACCCTGCCGATTTTCCTGACTCTGGCCGTGCTGTCGATCATCTATAATGAGCAAGGCTGGCTGTCGCTGGCCGGCGCCGGGCTTTATTTCCTGGGCCGTGTGGCGCATCTGGTTTGCTATATGAAGGCGCTTTCGCCCTGGCGCTCGGTCAGTTTTCTGGTGGGGCTGATTGGCTGCGCGATCATGGCTTTGCCCTTGCTTCCACACATCTGGTTGTGA
- a CDS encoding glycosyltransferase codes for MSAPSVDICICTYRRPYLAETLASVAKIATNGARVRVIVSDNDTTPSAGSMVAALAADFPFPIHYVHSPASNISIARNACLDAAEADFIAFVDDDELVTEHWLTALLAAAEAENADVVLGPVEAIYGEDAPQWMVAGDFHSTLPVYVDGHIRTGYTCNALIRWVAPFKSLRFDLALGRSGGEDTQFFYALTGMGGSIAFAPEALVTEIVPPNRAAMGWLMQRRFRAGQTHGTHLSQGVVANVKAAAIAGSKAAFCGGMTVLTLFSPSRWRKNLLRGALHVGVIGGIFGAKQANLYGQSTEGSQSHA; via the coding sequence ATGAGCGCACCCAGCGTCGACATCTGCATCTGCACCTATCGCCGCCCCTACCTGGCCGAAACACTGGCTTCGGTGGCCAAGATTGCGACCAATGGCGCCCGCGTTCGCGTGATCGTTTCCGACAATGACACGACGCCCTCGGCCGGATCGATGGTTGCCGCGCTGGCGGCGGATTTCCCCTTCCCGATCCATTATGTGCATAGCCCGGCCTCCAACATCTCGATTGCCCGCAATGCGTGCCTGGATGCCGCGGAAGCCGATTTCATCGCCTTTGTCGATGATGACGAGCTGGTCACCGAACATTGGCTGACCGCCCTTCTGGCGGCGGCCGAGGCCGAGAACGCCGACGTGGTTCTTGGGCCCGTGGAGGCCATTTACGGCGAGGATGCGCCGCAATGGATGGTGGCGGGTGATTTTCATTCCACCCTGCCCGTCTATGTCGATGGGCACATTCGCACCGGCTATACCTGCAACGCGCTGATCCGCTGGGTCGCGCCGTTCAAGTCGCTCCGCTTCGATCTGGCGCTTGGTCGCTCGGGCGGTGAGGATACCCAGTTTTTCTATGCCCTTACCGGCATGGGCGGCAGCATCGCCTTTGCCCCCGAAGCCCTCGTAACCGAGATCGTGCCGCCCAATCGGGCGGCCATGGGCTGGCTGATGCAGCGGCGCTTTCGTGCTGGCCAGACCCACGGCACCCATCTCAGCCAAGGCGTTGTCGCCAATGTCAAAGCGGCCGCCATCGCCGGCAGCAAGGCCGCATTCTGCGGCGGTATGACCGTTCTCACCCTATTCTCGCCATCGCGCTGGAGGAAAAACCTGCTGCGCGGTGCGCTGCATGTCGGCGTTATCGGCGGCATTTTCGGCGCCAAACAGGCCAATCTCTATGGCCAGTCAACGGAAGGAAGCCAGTCGCATGCTTGA
- a CDS encoding glycosyltransferase family 2 protein has product MTATGKCLIAVPTLNEAKHIARLLEQLLVEAKAMDWPVVVIDGGSTDGTQAIVESFIARDEPVRLAHNPKRIQSAAMNQAVTEFGDGMDYVIRIDAHGDYPADYCRVLVEEAQKIGADSVVVPMTTVGQNTFQRAVATAQNSLVGTGGSAHRTGKGGAFVDHGHHALMSIPAYRAVGGYDETFRHNEDAELDHRLRLAGYRIWLTDATEMTYYPRSTPSGLFKQYFGYGRGRARNVLKHRVIPRIRQVLPLAILPAVVLAALSFVHWIALIPLLAWCALCLAMGFVATRKHFADYGLPMTGAPLVGIAAMIMHFAWSSGFWLHLAQAVTTGFGAKRA; this is encoded by the coding sequence ATGACCGCAACGGGCAAATGCCTGATCGCCGTGCCCACGCTCAACGAGGCCAAGCATATCGCCCGTCTGCTCGAGCAATTGCTGGTCGAGGCCAAGGCGATGGATTGGCCGGTCGTGGTGATCGATGGCGGCAGCACCGATGGCACGCAGGCCATTGTCGAAAGCTTCATTGCCCGCGACGAGCCGGTACGGCTGGCGCATAATCCCAAGCGCATTCAGAGCGCGGCGATGAACCAGGCGGTGACCGAGTTCGGCGATGGCATGGATTATGTGATCCGCATCGACGCGCATGGCGATTATCCGGCCGACTATTGCCGCGTGCTGGTCGAGGAGGCGCAGAAGATCGGGGCTGACAGCGTGGTCGTGCCGATGACCACGGTGGGGCAGAACACCTTTCAGCGCGCAGTTGCCACGGCGCAGAATTCGCTGGTCGGCACGGGCGGCTCGGCCCACCGCACCGGAAAGGGCGGCGCCTTTGTCGACCATGGCCACCATGCGCTGATGAGTATTCCGGCGTATCGCGCGGTAGGCGGCTATGACGAGACGTTCCGGCACAATGAGGATGCCGAACTCGACCACCGCCTGCGGTTGGCCGGCTATCGCATCTGGCTGACCGACGCCACCGAGATGACCTATTACCCGCGTTCGACCCCCTCGGGGCTGTTCAAGCAATATTTCGGCTATGGCCGCGGCCGGGCGCGCAATGTGCTCAAGCACCGGGTCATCCCCCGCATCCGGCAGGTCTTGCCGCTGGCCATCTTGCCGGCGGTGGTATTGGCAGCGCTGAGCTTCGTGCATTGGATCGCGCTGATCCCGCTGCTGGCCTGGTGCGCCCTGTGCCTGGCCATGGGCTTTGTCGCCACACGTAAGCATTTCGCCGATTACGGCCTGCCCATGACGGGCGCGCCGCTAGTCGGCATCGCCGCCATGATCATGCACTTCGCCTGGTCCTCCGGCTTCTGGCTGCACCTGGCACAGGCCGTTACCACCGGTTTCGGAGCAAAACGGGCATGA
- a CDS encoding AAA family ATPase, with protein MLERSQLPAMPDSHNSDRGLLDVDRLFAILRRQFRVLLLCLGLGLLLAAIYLMLAPKSYVATSQILLDKNLKESVSDIAPQTSAVDLESEVLNQIEVLRSSRIASAVAENENLMTDREFLNPPPSFSGRVKGMLLGLLSPVLGAPEAQPEDSQATVDEAAGALRANMFVERVGRSAVIRVGYEASSPELAQRIAAAYANVFVQDQLNADIDATKQAADWLQQRLTELGENQRQATLAVEQYRQQSGLSMGEDETLTNQRLQALTAQLVTAQAESARVNALAVQLQATIEAGPSAAGASIALLSGSGVDDKTISDLRIRYASIQSRINEVSATYGDDHPQVTALKAENQALQAQIFSQLQGLNEQYQNQLTIAQRQEASLREAIETEGQLASQTNQAQVELTELQQRSTTLGVIYNSFLSRYEEAVQRQSFPIPSARIITQAQAPENASGPRTMFVLAGGIIFGGFLGLMFGTFNELRERTFRIGDQVGNELGLRFLGYLPRLGPDARRGNRSEQNKASVALHGMIKKQVEERRANRPTTAFVETLKSAKLVMRARGKPDRSAVIGVVSVLPGEGKTTYSVALAEMLAADGERVLLIDADLRQAASTRLLAPGATSGLMDVGGTVSWRDIVLTDPRTGLHILPALSASDRANDFLSSNGMQGLLEEARQDYDYLVIDLPPLGPVMDARAVLPWTDGFILVTEWGRTPRRLVRSLIEREPELAEDIVGVVLNKVDFRKLAQYSDPGGAERYMGSYSRYYQVDAAEKV; from the coding sequence ATGCTTGAACGGAGCCAGTTGCCGGCCATGCCCGACTCTCACAACTCCGATCGCGGACTGCTCGACGTCGACCGCCTGTTCGCCATTCTGCGCCGCCAATTCCGTGTGCTGCTGCTGTGCCTGGGCCTCGGGCTGCTCCTGGCCGCCATCTATCTGATGCTGGCGCCCAAGAGCTATGTGGCAACCAGCCAGATCCTGCTCGACAAGAACTTGAAGGAATCGGTCAGCGACATCGCGCCTCAAACCAGCGCAGTAGACCTTGAATCGGAAGTGCTGAACCAAATCGAGGTGCTGCGCTCGAGCCGCATTGCCAGCGCGGTCGCCGAGAACGAAAACCTCATGACCGACCGAGAATTCCTCAACCCACCGCCCTCCTTCAGCGGCCGGGTCAAGGGCATGCTGCTCGGCTTGCTGAGCCCTGTGCTGGGTGCGCCCGAAGCCCAGCCCGAGGACTCGCAGGCCACGGTCGACGAGGCCGCCGGGGCCCTGCGCGCCAATATGTTCGTCGAACGGGTCGGCCGCAGCGCGGTGATCCGCGTGGGTTATGAGGCATCGAGCCCTGAACTGGCGCAGCGCATCGCGGCCGCCTATGCCAACGTTTTCGTGCAGGACCAGCTCAACGCCGATATCGATGCCACCAAGCAGGCCGCCGATTGGTTGCAACAGCGCCTGACCGAATTGGGTGAGAACCAGCGCCAGGCCACGCTTGCCGTCGAGCAATACCGGCAGCAGAGCGGCCTTTCCATGGGCGAGGACGAGACCCTGACCAACCAGCGGCTGCAGGCGCTGACGGCCCAATTGGTGACGGCGCAGGCCGAAAGCGCCCGCGTCAATGCGCTCGCGGTGCAGCTACAGGCGACCATCGAGGCCGGACCTTCCGCCGCCGGTGCCAGTATCGCCCTGCTCAGCGGCTCGGGTGTCGACGACAAGACGATTTCCGACCTGCGTATCCGCTATGCCTCGATCCAGAGCCGCATCAACGAGGTGTCGGCCACCTATGGTGATGATCATCCGCAGGTAACGGCGCTCAAGGCGGAAAACCAGGCCTTGCAGGCGCAGATTTTCTCTCAGCTGCAGGGGCTCAACGAGCAATACCAGAACCAGCTGACCATTGCGCAGCGGCAGGAGGCCAGCCTGCGCGAAGCCATCGAAACCGAGGGCCAACTCGCCTCCCAGACCAATCAGGCGCAGGTGGAACTGACCGAATTGCAGCAGCGCTCGACCACACTGGGCGTGATCTACAATTCCTTCCTGTCGCGGTACGAGGAGGCGGTCCAGCGCCAGTCTTTCCCCATTCCCTCCGCCCGCATCATCACCCAGGCGCAGGCCCCGGAAAATGCATCTGGGCCCCGCACCATGTTCGTGCTGGCCGGCGGCATTATCTTCGGCGGCTTCCTGGGCCTGATGTTCGGCACGTTCAACGAATTGCGTGAGCGCACCTTCCGCATCGGCGACCAGGTGGGCAATGAGCTGGGCCTGCGCTTCCTGGGCTACCTGCCACGTCTGGGTCCCGATGCCCGCCGGGGCAATCGAAGCGAACAGAACAAGGCTTCGGTTGCGCTGCACGGCATGATCAAGAAGCAGGTGGAGGAACGCCGCGCCAACCGGCCGACCACCGCCTTTGTCGAGACGCTGAAATCGGCCAAGCTGGTGATGCGCGCCCGTGGCAAGCCCGACCGCAGCGCCGTTATCGGCGTGGTTTCGGTGCTCCCCGGCGAGGGCAAGACCACCTATTCGGTGGCGCTGGCTGAAATGCTGGCGGCCGATGGCGAGCGCGTATTGCTGATCGATGCCGACCTGCGCCAGGCCGCCTCCACGCGACTGCTCGCGCCCGGCGCCACCAGCGGTCTCATGGATGTCGGCGGCACGGTCTCATGGCGCGACATCGTGCTGACCGACCCACGCACGGGCCTTCACATCCTGCCGGCGCTGTCGGCTTCCGATAGAGCCAATGATTTCCTGTCTTCCAACGGCATGCAGGGCCTGCTCGAAGAGGCGCGGCAGGATTACGACTATCTCGTGATCGACCTGCCCCCGCTCGGCCCGGTGATGGATGCCCGCGCCGTCTTGCCCTGGACCGACGGGTTCATCCTGGTCACGGAATGGGGCCGCACCCCACGGCGCCTTGTGCGCTCGCTGATCGAGCGCGAGCCTGAATTGGCCGAAGATATTGTCGGGGTCGTCCTCAACAAGGTCGATTTCCGCAAGCTCGCACAATATAGCGATCCGGGCGGGGCCGAGCGCTATATGGGCTCCTACAGCCGGTATTATCAGGTGGATGCGGCTGAGAAGGTCTGA
- the rplJ gene encoding 50S ribosomal protein L10, whose product MERAEKAELVSSLQAALGGAGSIVVAQNSGLSVAAFTDLRVQVKKAGGQVKVAKNRLAKLALKATDVADISDLFKGPTVIAYAEDPVVAPKIAAAFADKNQKFVVLGGAMGATALDAAGVKTLATMPSLDELRAKLAGLLVQPAAQIARIVKEPGAGIARVLSAHAEKSEAA is encoded by the coding sequence ATGGAAAGAGCGGAAAAGGCTGAGCTCGTCTCGTCGCTCCAGGCTGCCCTTGGCGGTGCTGGCTCGATCGTCGTTGCCCAGAACTCCGGCCTCTCCGTCGCTGCTTTTACTGACCTGCGCGTGCAGGTCAAGAAGGCTGGCGGACAGGTCAAAGTCGCCAAGAATCGCCTTGCCAAGCTCGCTCTGAAAGCTACCGACGTTGCCGACATCTCGGACCTGTTCAAGGGTCCGACGGTCATTGCGTATGCGGAAGACCCGGTGGTTGCGCCCAAGATCGCAGCCGCTTTCGCCGACAAGAACCAGAAGTTCGTGGTTCTCGGTGGTGCAATGGGTGCGACCGCTCTTGATGCCGCAGGCGTCAAGACGCTGGCCACGATGCCGTCTCTGGACGAACTGCGCGCCAAGCTTGCTGGTCTGCTCGTGCAGCCCGCGGCTCAGATCGCACGTATCGTCAAGGAACCGGGTGCAGGTATTGCCCGTGTTCTGTCGGCCCATGCGGAAAAGAGCGAAGCGGCGTAA